From the genome of Phlebotomus papatasi isolate M1 chromosome 2, Ppap_2.1, whole genome shotgun sequence:
ACTAAAGGAAAGGAAAATCCAGAGAATTTAGTAGACAAAGCGACAGTGAAAGATCAACACGGAGAgtatcaaaaattttcaataatcaaataaaatagtttaaaattaataaaacagtgAGAATCCCCGGGAAAGAGTTAGAGTGAATGTGGCGatgcataaaataaatcagACGTTAAacgtttttcaaatacttaaaagtttctaaattgaccaaattgacccactgaagaagacccataccaagggttgaaagctttggagaaaaaccagattcttttaatttgaaagaggaatacccttctgacgaacaccggaagaattgagagcataaagTTCCCCGTCAGACTCCAAAAGGAAAGAATGAACTAAActaattgaaatttcgaacaagaACCACTGcaaaaatcaactttcaattgaaaaggaattaATTATATTGCATAATTAGTAAAATTGAACCCTGGGTAATGGCCTCAATGCAAttaatagtaggggagaccggggtacctatagccaggggtagaagtagacagtggatttttctcgttgcccttaaaatgtacattgagcaaagtattttttaatgaaagcaggaacacatccccattccccatattgccagaaatatttgtAAGTCTGATtgctgttatcctacaatttagaagcatttttataaaatgggtataaattgtaattttagtggtacagtttttggaccagcatttggttttctgagtttctagtcaagatttcatagttctACCTTGTTTCTgatttaataaacctaattaaaaaatatttttcacttggataataattatccaattttttatataagatgatacaCACACTGAAGCAGTACTATTTAAGGCGACATTAAATGGGAGCATATAGAATGACACTGTTTAAGAGTTAGAATATTTGAAGTTTTAACATAAAAtagttttcttttataattGCAGAGTCTCATAAATTGCATTAACCCTTATCGTTCGATGCTGATCTTTTTGACCAACTTTGACACTTTATATAGGTTTACGATTTTAGAGCATGACTGATGAAAGTTTGAGCAAATAAATCAGAAGATTATCTGCCGTATTGACCATTAGTCATTTGCAATTCCGATGACTAATTAATTGGTATTGGATGACAAGTGTTAAAATTGTTACcaaatttgaataataaaatgaattttatagtCATAGCATATTGCGAGTAGCGACGTCATTAACTTCTATAATTTGACCCAAAGCAAGAATTATGTTTTTAGAAGTTCACTGACCAGCCATTAAATCACAGTTTTCTGCTTCGAAAAGATTCTGAGAGATTGATGAATTCAGTTTCTTTGAGAATTTTGTCCAGATCACATCATTCTTAAGGCTTTGGTGAATAATGTTTATGTTTGTGATTTTTGTGGTGACCTTTTTAAAAGGATCGTTAAGTTTTGGGATTAAAAAACCGATTTCTCCAAATCTACCGATTCCCCCGAATCCTTTACCTCGGCCTGGAAATATCAGTGAAATCATTTATCCCAATCGACCCCATATCATCATTCTAATGGCTGATGACTTAGGTCTTAATGATGTGAGCTATAGGGGTTCAAATCAGATTCTTACTCCTAACATTGATGCTTTGGCCTACCAAGGGGTCGTTCTTAATCGTCACTATACACCTGAAATGTGCACACCTTCTCGAGCAGCACTACTTACTGGAAAGAATCCTGTTAACATAGGGATGCAACATTTTGTAATTGAACCTTGTGAGCCACGAGGACTCCCTCTACACCTAAAACTTTTGCCTCAATACCTAAAACAGGCTGGTTACAGCACCCATTTAGTTGGAAAATGGCATTTAGGATATGCCCGAAAGGCATTTATTCCGACACAGAGGGGTTTCGATACATTTTTTGGATGTTACAATGGACATTTAGATTACTATGACCACATGATGTATGGTACAAATTTTAGTGGGTAATGTTAATAAAACAATGTGTAAAGCAGAtgaaagaattataaaaaatatatttgaattttagtTACGATTTCAGAAGAAAcgaaaatattacgtatgagggATTGGGTGAATATGCAACAAATCTATTTACCGAAGAATCCACAAAGATCATCCAGAACCATAATGTAAATGTTCCACTCTTCCTTGTGACCTCATATACCGCTCCACATTCTTCAAGGATTATTGATGTGACAAAAGGTTTGCAAGCACCACAAGAGGAAATTGACAGTCTAAGTTATATTCGTGATTCCGAAATAAGAACTCATGCTGCTATGGTGACCCTTTTGGACAAAGGAATCGGTCAGATCATAAAGGAACTTAGTATCAAAAAGATGCTTAGTAATTGTGTGATACTTTTCTTTTCGGACAATGGAGCCCCTATTAGGGGGATATTTGAATCGAGAGGTTCTAATTTTCCACTGAGAGGGGTATATCTTTTGAAATACATCGCGTAATACCATTATGATTGTCGAATCTTTCtattttagcaaaaaatatcgACTTGGGAAGGAGCAGTACGCGTACCAGCAGCTTTTTGGAGTCCCCTTATGGAGATTCGACATGGTGTATCCAATCGATTAATCCATAATACCGATTGGCTACCAACGTTTGTTGCAATGAGTGGACTTCGACCAATAGGAAAATTTGATGGATATGATATGTGGCCGACACTCGCAAAGAACTTACCAAGTCCTCGAAAAGAAATCATCCATAACATCAACCCTGTTATAGGATACAGTTCCATTTACTATAAAGGATGGAAGTACATCAACGGGTCAACAGATGAAGGATTATACGATTCTTGGCTAAGTTCAAAACCACAATATCATAATCCAAATGCAACTAGATATACCGAAATTGTAAGATCTAGTGATGCCTGGCAAGCCTTAGCTCCATTCGCCCTGAGGACTTTAGGTGACAAAAGTATCCAGAAAATTAGGAAGAATACTAAAGTATACTGTCAACCAAAAATACCTTATGCAATGGGTTGCAATCCTTTGAAAGGACCCTGTCTATTTCGAATTAAGGAGGATCCTTGTGAATTGAACAATCTTGCAGGGGTTGATCCATTTAGAACGTACTTGATGCAGGTTCTTTTAGAGAAGTTTAGGACCACAATGGTATACCCGCAAAATTTGCCACTAGACTATGAAACTTGTGATCCGAGAAAATTTAATGGGACTTTTACCTGGTGGTTAGAACTTGAACCGGAAAATCCTGATCCGATTAATAATACCACACCAGAAACTACAACAGAAGGGATAGTTACAGTAACGCCTCCGATAATATTTCAATACTACCCCCATCCACCTCCCCATTCACATTGGTATCCTCATCCTTCTTCTTATCCTTGGTATTATCCTCATCCTCCCCATGAAATCCCTAAACCTTTAAATTTTCACAATCAATATAATAGTTATTATCAACCAGCGAACTTTAAGGAATTCCCTGCAATTGGGAATACCACAGGGGGTATAGGTTCAATCTTCCCAACGACTCTAGAGCAACATAGACGAGTTCCTTTGCTCAATGAATCAATATCAGAAAATTATTCAGACTCTGATGAAGTAGACACCTCCGAAGAAGTTTCAGAAGAAGTAACATTGGAATCTACCGGAACTACTCAAGACCCCGATTATTTAACGATCAATTAGATTTGAAGCAATTTTTCCATATagcatattttatattttattaatagagAGATAAAACTAGGAATAGTACAACAGAATTTATGAACTGAAATCAGTGAATGATTCACCCTTCGATTATTGTTTTCTTATCTTATCAATTTTCTGTCAATATCTCGTAGTGcaaagataaaaatatttcagcttATGTTCACCTTTTCTATCAACCAAAATACTAATTCATTTCGATCCAGGTGTCAGTTGAATTTTGTCTACTTccacaaaaagaagaaaaatgttgAGTGGTGTAAAAATGAGAGTTCTAGTTGGATTGTCTATTTTCTTATTTATACAAGTTGCACATGGAAGTAATGAAGATATATGTATATGCTGTGGAATTGATATTTTGCAACAGAATAAAGATAATTGTTCCATACTCCTTACCCCTATAACTGATGATGATTTGGTGAgagattattaaaagaaaattcacattaacaaaatgtgataattcgaatatttttggaaatgcAATATAGGTGATGCTTCAGAAACTTTGTGTAAAAGATCAAACCAATGGATGGACAGACAGTACTGGACAATTTCACAGAGATTTATACCCTCCCTACATGTCTATCAAACCTTATCTATCAGTTGAGGGGTGGAAAATTTCACCATTAGAAGACTTTTATTTCGAAGACTGCAAAAAAGACTTGGATGACCTATCAGAAATGCTTTTCTGGATCAAGAACACAAAgtaaattataatgaaaatagcTATAAGTTGTAAGTGAATGTCTCCTAAGTGATTACCTTTCAGTTCTACTGATTTGGATTTGAAGATCAATGAAGGATTCCTTGCGCGAAAAATTATGAATACCGGAACAGATGAAATAATATCACAATTGGGCATGTACTACAAATTTATTGGTAGAAATTCGTATTTGCGAGCAGAATTTATACCATATGAAATCGATGGTGTTCCGGATATAAGCTCATTCCCTGGATACTACCAATACCTAATACGACGTATACCTGTCTCTTACGAAGTAAAGGATCctcaaaaaattgcaaaattcagTAGAGAGATTCAAGAGGAACACCTTGGTGTTTTTACCTACTACAACCCCTCAAACTATCCTCAAAAGTTTTCCATAGAGATGGCATTCCCAAGTGATGTCTTATATGAAACTGAAGAGTATCTAGTTCCTGAAAGGCCTCTAAAATACATCGGACCAAATGAAACACTTCAGTTGAAGACTGGAGAATTTCTAACACAAACCGTGAACTACGTAAGAAACTTTTGAATTACCGTAGATACGGGTTACTTGGCCCCCTttactgttcgtaaacttttctttaattctaatgtgtaAGAACGGTCATCACCGACGAGACATGGTATAtaggatcggtaaagaccatccttagtcacccgcatctacggtgctacggtacaaataaaaaaaacaacgttCTAATTCTTAAACTTTTTCAGACCGTCACTTTTAACATTACTGTTAAGCCCCATCGAACAGTTACCGCTAAAGTTGTTGGTGTTTGGACCAGGTACGACACCAAGTTCACAGCCACTCTCAACACGACTTTCCTAAAACTTGGAAATTACATAGAGTCTGACATCAAGCACAATGTTACGGGAAAGGTAAATGATACACCATTTCTTAACTAAAACCTCTACTTATTAACTGATTTGCAAACTTTCAATTGCAGAAAATCAACATCAGCTTCGGAAGATTCTACCTCAAAGACATTCAAGAATATCATTCTAATGAAATTATTATTCTCAGTTATTCAGCAATAAGTGGCATATTATTTGGCTTAGCCTTCCTTCTTTGTCTCGTGCTCCTGTTTTACATTGTGAGGAGGATCAAAAAATGCTGCAGAAAAACACCATCTTCAGACGGATACACAGTGttgaatgattaaaaaaaatccccgtGTTTCTATTTCGTTTCGTTAACTGATAAGCTTGGTTTGGTGATATATCATTAAACCTGagataagttaaaaaaaacaacagtctTTTATTCCAAGATTCACAATAAAATTAAccattttataggaattttacATTGTATTGTAGTAAAGGATGTATTGCCCTTCCTGTTATGATAAtgtatacttttaaaaaatcgacAACGTCACTCAGAGTGTTGGGTTGGCCTAGAACTTAGAGCCTGGTTTAACCTAAATTGAATCACATTACATCTGGATCAGAATAAGACAATATTTTTAACTTTCTTAATCGTTTTAAAAGATTACGTACGTAGGCACGAATAAAATACGGTAtaggagaagtggggcacttttgaattggggcagctttaaaatagagGTTTTCCGcctaatttgaataaaattgagccttatcatgaagTATTTTAGCATCACAAATGATTTGTGGAGCTAATTTGTAAGGTTCAGCTTCTTACAAACTTTGCATATATCATTCTTtggtactcttcttctttttttaaacatcacaaaaaattgaaattagctCGGTCGAATTTGGAGTACGAAAGGATGAGATAATACGCAAAATGTTTgggaaagaaaaggatgtgaattttgatttcatgaaatttttcctgattttgaAGGTATGCCGTCGCCATTAACGgtcttattcttcttttttatattttggagATTTTCCGTCtatcgaaaaaaatgaaaatcccttaactctttcgcgtcccacttttattcagcagatgaattcatgcaaaattgagtttttcctaatgctttatgatcaaatataatagttcagagaggaaaaaaattttccattgcgtgaaaactcggaaaaaccccgggtcatatatgaccctgttgtcctcaagggaagtgtatttaccatattcaaaatctatatcacgggctttttaagagttttttttttgcttgaagttgttaatttgactaaaaccatggcaaactggattgtcttgatgaacactgtactcctggtgttcaaggaatcttcctggtaatcccttgaacagtcactgtcacaatattttgagtggtatttggcaaaaataaacttatccacatatttattcacacacaatacaattgcacaatatgagacgcttgcagaatactctaaaatattgcaaaatatgttataattcatcagatataagatgaaatgtccaggagcaagatgtcccacctgcatttcacaaagaagaacaatgtcccaactacatttcgctgcaggtttgggacgaaaacactgttacccttggggactatagggtcatatatgacccggaaaattctacacgctttttttggaaaattgagagtaatttattatatcaaaatatgcaatatacaatctttggatattctattttgtatttctaaagaactttttgctgaaaaaaataaatgaatataaaaaattttgaaaaagaaaagtcatttcacaaagttcgaaattcgtgatttttgatctcaaatattttcttttcctgaatatctggagtcttgagaaaattagccaataatcttacatccttctattatgatgtcgtgcacaaaccgatagatttcaattaatgtaaatatgtTGCGTGTGCAACATTTTCTCGGAGTGTATTGGTGGTGATTTTATGACGAGGCGACGAGGTCGCCCAAAGCGGAGAGAATTGGAGGACTTGCGGAGTGCTAAGAGAAAAATTTGCCCAGCTCCATCTCTTCCACCACGGACCTTCGAGGAGAAAACATCTCCGTCCGTGGGCTACTCCACCGCCAGCACCACAGCCACCCATTTGAGCCACCCAGGGGTCTCCCGATACACCAGAGCTGCCTGGATCATCcttcaaacttggaagcctCCCCCAATCCCATGCACCCAACCACCGATGGAGTGCCCTCACCGGAGGGCACAGGGGAGCGTGGGACATAGTCCCTGCCCCCGACGGAAGGACCATGGAAGGAAGGAAGGATTGGGAATAGGGAGAGGAATTGATATGAGGAATGTTTAGGATTTAGAAGGAAGATgtggaaaataaaatgattttcgtaTCATTTTGGCGCCCGAGCAAATGAAATATGTGAGTATTTCTGTTTATCCCATGGAATATTTGTTGGCTCTTAATAGTGCATTTTTGGTCAATTTGGTGCGCAACTTTTTGAGGGATTAACGGTGGTCATTGATAAGCCCGTCCGTGGTGAAGAGCGTTGTATTTATTACGCCTTCTGCGTAATTAATTAGCGTAAAATATTCATACAATTTTTCAGTTAGATTTTTTCCGTAAAGTTTTCTATTACAAGTagtttttctggattttctctaaattttctttttttttctttcgaatatgagtaatttttattttttttgagatctttttttcgttttcttttaCTCCATTGAGGGAGACTTAAAGTTGAAGGATAGCCTTTCCCTACCTATTTTAGTTGGAAAAACAATTTAGCGACCTAAGGGTCGAAAGAATTtcctgtttttgaatttttatgttcAATGCAGAGAaacaaattcatcaaaaattcatACCCAATTTTTCCGTTGGAATTTAATTATTAGTTTCAATAAGAAACTGATTCACCgtcttaggatttttttttttttttgcccgaTCGTAAGAATATTTTTGGCATTCCAAATATTGGATTTATAGTGCCTAGGCTGATGTAAGCCATTGTTCGTTACGGTTAAGCAGTTTGTAGTCCAAAGTCAGGTGAACTCAGAGTAGAATATGGGACATTTTAAGAAAACTTGGGTGTATTTAGGACTTGGGAAATCGGCTGAAACTTTCTTTTCCTCTTCTAAGATGGCTTGGCCAATTTTTACCCCCAAGTTTTACGAAAAAAAGCTCTcgttttccattaatttttaactAGGATCTATTACCTAGGCCTCAGAGTAAAATGGAGAAAGTGGGGGGACATCATCCTCTACTTAGATTGGTCCTGGCGTTTCGAGAGTGGGTGGGGGGAGAGACTCCTTACCTCGTCGGTACAAGTTGGGGGGTACACATGCTAATGCATTTTTGTTTGATTGGGGTATAGTAGTtcttaatttctaattttttttcttttgattaaagttcaatttttttttgcattacctctaaaaatgatttttattaattatacaTCAAGAATAGTTTACGGTTGAGTGTTTAATTAAATAATCGTACAGTCCAGAGTgcccaaaacaaaattttttaggaaaatcaaGGGTATATTTGGGACTCGGTGGAAGGGCTGAGATTTTCTCGTTTTCCGGTGAGCTTGGTTCTGCTGTGGCTTAGCAAATTTTAACCCCCAAATGCAAGTATTCCTAGCTCATTTCCCCATTAATGCATTAACCATTGGCCAAGATCTGCTATCAAGATCAAGCAGGTTGGGAAATATGGGGGGATGTCGTCCTCTATCTAGCCTAGATCAATTCTGGTCGTTTCGTAGGCGGGAGGGAGAGATTTCTCGTCTTGGTGGTATGAGCTGGGGGGGGGGGTGTGCATGTCTTATAATGCGTTCTTAATGCAAGGGCCTAGTCGTCGGAAACGGGGAGAAATTCGTCTTTGGTGTTAAATCGTGTATAGAGggtacttttcaattttttaaattctataaatattataattctaAATCCAGAAGAAATACTTGCACTTATTATAAAGTAATggtcaataatttaatttttcaactctttttccaaaaataattttcatagtATTTTGTAATTAACGTAGTTTACAATTTGTAAGAGAGCATGGGCGAGCAAAGAacagagaaaatttaatttttgttttttttaattttttgtcatCACTTTCTTGTTCGTGAACGGAGGATTAGTTAGGTAGGCCACCGATCAATTTGGAAAGACTTTAATTACAATAAAGTCCTCCACCTTTAGGGTGTTCATTTTGATCGTCGATAATCGACCTAAATGGATCCAGTTTTAAGCTGAACCGAACTTAGTTCGTCCATTTCGATTATTAAATCCTTTTATCCCTCTTAGGACATCTTCGCGCGCTAGTGTCTCTTGTGGGAAATTAATTTgtagtgatattttttttgttacatgcAGATTTGATTAGGTATTTGCCAATGGAGCCATACctatcacttttttttctctggccAACATCTTATTCTTTTTCCTCCTACGTCATCTGACGTCACGTATATTTTGGACACCTCGAAACgattatcaatttttaatttttttttttgactagaaTGAATTTAATGGTCGCGAATTTTTACCCACGTCTCCGCAGTTGCAGGCAGCCACATTCCTTGGAGCAGGTTGTAAATCTCGAATAGAacgtttttatttattgttcgaGGCAGTTAGGGCAGTGTCGGTGGAAGGAGGGGTTTTTTCTTTGCCCTTCAGGCTTTCTTTTTCCCCAACACTGTAATTCGGCTGAGATTCCCCTTTCCGCTTCGAAGTCGGTACGCGGTGTGTTTCTCAGCGGAATAGCTGAGTACCTGTTCTAATTATAATGGTGCCGAGACGGGATGACTGGGGAATTAGGCCGCGACTATTTGTTCTATTAATTTTCTTGTGGATCGTATTAGATCCTTGGTGATCGGATTTTGAGGTGATCcatctttaaattaatttcttaatgaattctttcactttaaaaataatAGTTGAGATAATTAGGAAATTTCGATGGCGCTAAAATTTTAGGACGGCCTTTATGTTCGAAATCTTTATTATCTTAGCACACAAAATAGCATATTTATCTTcaagttctttaatttttctcctttaaaatggattttctgTTTTGGGTGATACGATTGGAACATGCAGGTTTTATCGCTGGCGCTAAATTATTAGGACGGCCACTTAAGGCGAGATCCTTGATGTCTTCTAGTCACTTACTTGGAATCAGGAGTCTGTTTTCCCTTTCTTTcccttaattaaatattaagtcTGGTTGAATGCGCCTTTTCTGTCTGAAATTGGGCGATTGGAATAATGGAATTCTTTCGCGGGCGCTAAAGTTTTAGGTCGGCCATTAATCGCGAGATTCCTTATTGCCTAGTCGGCCATTTGAGATTGAGATCGCGAAGTCGCTAGTTTATTTGTTTTTACTCATTTTCTCTGGAACAAATTGCTCACCAATGCTACTccctttattttcttttccttgCTCTTTATCTATCAAGATCTTTAAttgtaaaatctttaaaattgttAACCAAGAAACTTGAGTTATTTGTATATGGACAAGGTCCCTTTAGgggtttgaaaatcttttttttttctttttttttggtaactCCGGGGTGTGTGTTGCGTGTGCAACATTTTCTCGGAGTGTATTGGTGGTGATTTTATGACGAGGCGACGAGGTCGCCCAAAGCGGAGAGAATTGGAGGACTTGCGGAGTGCTAAGAGAAAAATTTGCCCAGCTCCATCTCTTCCACCACGGACCTTCGAGGAGAAAACATCTCCGTCCGTGGGCTACTCCACCGCCAGCACCACAGCCACCCATTTGAGCCACCCAGGGGTCTCCCGATACACCAGAGCTGCCTGGATCATCcttcaaacttggaagcctCCCCCAATCCCATGCACCCAACCACCGATGGAGTGCCCTCACCGGAGGGCACAGGGGAGCGTGGGACATAGTCCCTGCCCCCGACGGAAGGACCATGGAAGGAAGGAAGGATTGGGAATAGGGAGAGGAATTGATATGAGGAATGTTTAGGATTTAGAAGGAAGATgtggaaaataaaatgattttcgtatcaaatagtcaaaagaaattgttttttccccgggtcatatatgaccctaatgacgcgaaagagttaaaagaggATGCCAAAGTGACAAATAGTTTTATAAGTATGCGAAATACTTGAACTTATGATGTACTATCAAAACCTAAGGATTTGACAATTTCCACTCATTGCGCAATTTCTTTTAGTTATTGGTTCAAATCGATCTGAACTGATTTACcatcataaattattcaaaacatcGCACGACCCAACGAAGATCATCGTCTGAAACCCAGTAAAATATCACTAACACTTGGCTAAATTAAGTTACAGAGTGCTGATTTTCAGCAATTACTTAGTTTAGTGTTTGCTGTAAAATAGTTTAGGTTTTGAagttcagataaaaattaaattatattaagttatattaccggttcataaccgattggtttagacttgtcagaaattccaagacctttccaacgagctcaaatCTGGTTTAGAAATGTGtcctctagagcctttttaaccatTGACCTTAAAAACTCAttattaggattttttcaagggtattttcgtatataaaattgaaaaaaacatggGTTTAGAGGGGAAAGGAAGGGGTGACAAATTAAGGTCATATTAATGATTCTTCTgtcaatttataatatttaaattattattattattatatattattatttagatttcTAATAACCAACTAAATGAAAGACGGAAATACGGTCAAATGctttttgtgttaaaaaaaaatatccctgGTGGAAGATAATGGAggaaattggaaattttgggggcCAAAAAATCATTACAGGTTGAGCACGTGAAAAGCATTAAATACAAGAACATTAAGGGTGTTCCTATTACTACAAGGTCAAAAGAggagtatatttttaatgcttaaaGATAAACTATTTAAGAATATATCAAATATgccataaaaatttcagaagctAATTCGAATGTACTTCTGAAGATACAAAGACATAAACAAAGGATTGCAGAACATAGGTCAAATTCTTGAACGTAACCAGTCATATCTGGT
Proteins encoded in this window:
- the LOC129802752 gene encoding uncharacterized protein LOC129802752, which codes for MLSGVKMRVLVGLSIFLFIQVAHGSNEDICICCGIDILQQNKDNCSILLTPITDDDLVMLQKLCVKDQTNGWTDSTGQFHRDLYPPYMSIKPYLSVEGWKISPLEDFYFEDCKKDLDDLSEMLFWIKNTNSTDLDLKINEGFLARKIMNTGTDEIISQLGMYYKFIGRNSYLRAEFIPYEIDGVPDISSFPGYYQYLIRRIPVSYEVKDPQKIAKFSREIQEEHLGVFTYYNPSNYPQKFSIEMAFPSDVLYETEEYLVPERPLKYIGPNETLQLKTGEFLTQTVNYTVTFNITVKPHRTVTAKVVGVWTRYDTKFTATLNTTFLKLGNYIESDIKHNVTGKKINISFGRFYLKDIQEYHSNEIIILSYSAISGILFGLAFLLCLVLLFYIVRRIKKCCRKTPSSDGYTVLND
- the LOC129800256 gene encoding arylsulfatase B-like, producing the protein MFMFVIFVVTFLKGSLSFGIKKPISPNLPIPPNPLPRPGNISEIIYPNRPHIIILMADDLGLNDVSYRGSNQILTPNIDALAYQGVVLNRHYTPEMCTPSRAALLTGKNPVNIGMQHFVIEPCEPRGLPLHLKLLPQYLKQAGYSTHLVGKWHLGYARKAFIPTQRGFDTFFGCYNGHLDYYDHMMYGTNFSGYDFRRNENITYEGLGEYATNLFTEESTKIIQNHNVNVPLFLVTSYTAPHSSRIIDVTKGLQAPQEEIDSLSYIRDSEIRTHAAMVTLLDKGIGQIIKELSIKKMLSNCVILFFSDNGAPIRGIFESRGSNFPLRGQKISTWEGAVRVPAAFWSPLMEIRHGVSNRLIHNTDWLPTFVAMSGLRPIGKFDGYDMWPTLAKNLPSPRKEIIHNINPVIGYSSIYYKGWKYINGSTDEGLYDSWLSSKPQYHNPNATRYTEIVRSSDAWQALAPFALRTLGDKSIQKIRKNTKVYCQPKIPYAMGCNPLKGPCLFRIKEDPCELNNLAGVDPFRTYLMQVLLEKFRTTMVYPQNLPLDYETCDPRKFNGTFTWWLELEPENPDPINNTTPETTTEGIVTVTPPIIFQYYPHPPPHSHCYYQPANFKEFPAIGNTTGGIGSIFPTTLEQHRRVPLLNESISENYSDSDEVDTSEEVSEEVTLESTGTTQDPDYLTIN